Below is a genomic region from Deltaproteobacteria bacterium.
TGCGGAAAGCTGGTTGCCATGCTTCTCGCAAGCGACGAAGTGAGGAAGACATTTAGGAAGAAATATCGGGGAAAAGTCTCCTTGATAAGTCGGAAAAGCTTCGATGGAAGACTCGTCTTGATTACAACCACATCAGCGCTTGGGAGGTCTTCCATATATAACCGGGTGAACTTTAATGGCATGCCGCTGTTTAATCGTATTGGATATACATCGGGCTCAGGAGAGTTTCATTTTTCAAACGGCCTCTATGCTGAGCTTAGCCGATTTGCGGCCTTTCATTGTCAGCCGACGGCAAAACAAGGCCGCTGGGGTACCGGATTTCGAAGTAGGAGGGAGATCGTACGCAAGGTTCTCCCTTTACTTGGCCTTCCCCATGGCCTGATCTACCATCAGGTAAAGAGGGAGGTTTTTGCAATACCTCTCGCCATGAATACGAAACAGTTTCTCTGTGGAGAGCATGAGCGGGTAAAGTGGTACCATATACCGGCCCAAGAGATATTTGAATATTTTAAAGACCGATGGCTGCTTGGAAGGGCAGAGCGGGATTTAAGTTATCGCAAATTTAGGCCTTCATTCTATGCATTATGGATGAAGAAAAGGGATTGATTGTATGGGAACTGAAGAGACTCCTTTTGTTGATCTTCCGGCCGCTTTAGTGGAGGAGGTGATTCAGCAAACTGCTGACATAAGCGACATTCTCCTTGACACATTCAAAAGGGTTAAGTCTGATCAGGAGAGTTTCAGAAAAGAGCTCTTGAAGAAAGATCTTGTGATGAGTGAATCTTTGCTCGGTTATCCCTCATTACCGACTACCTGTGGCACTGATGGGTCATACGGAATCGAGAGACTTTTAACTGCAGATTTTGTGGCAGCAGCAGCCGTTGCTGTTGAAGGGCTCACGCCACCATCTGAAAAAAGGCACTGGGATCAACCCAGGCACATCACTTACATCAAGTCTGAAACACATCATCCAGATACAGCTACCGTGGTAAGGGCAATTATGATCGGGTATGAGCTGGTACTGGCCAACAAGGCTCCTCACGACCTGATCATGATCGACGGATCACTGACAATCCCGATCATCTATTTCAACCAAGCGATAAACAAGGCCCACGAAGCTCCGGAACTTCAGTGTTCAGGGAACTTCATTGAGAATGTCGCTGCTTACCTGGAGGCTTATGCGTCGATTATAAAGTCTGAAAGATCAGACCGGAATTTCGTAGGCTTACCAAAATACTCAACTCGCCGTGAAATCGGGAAAGCCTTGGGCTGGCCTCAGCAATATGATGACAGGGGCATGCTCACCTTTCTTCTTAATCCGGGAGAGTTCACCAAGCCCATTGACATGGAGCAGCCCGACCAGAGATGGCATCTCTATACTAATTACCTGCCGAAGGAAATCCAGGCTCAAGCAAATGAATTGGCTGAGATTATAATCGACAATTTGGAACAGGTTTCCATCATCTATTACAAACCTCATGCCTGGATTCCAGCCCTTCGTATTGAGGTTCCAAAGGTCGTCTCAACTAATAAACATCGGCTGGCTATCGTCCTCCAGGGAATCAAGCACCAGTGTGCCACCCCTTCCATGCTGGAACCTTATCCTTTGTATCTGGCTGATAGGACGGTCAAAGCCCTGTCACGGGCCATTCCGACTTTTCGGCAAGTTACTACCCAAAGGATTTCCGAGAAATACAAAGGAAATATCGGGGAGGTCTTCATGGCCATGCATGGCTATCGCAGTAAATCGGGGAGGTAGGTATGTCAAATGACCAGAAAGACCTTAATTCAATTCTGGATCAAACCGAACGCTTAGGGGTGGTGGGTTCTCCCTCCTCCACCTCAGAGCTGGCAATAGATATCCTTGGATCTGCTGTTACAAGGAAGTTGGTGGGAGAGCTGGCTCTTTTTTGTTTCCTCCAGGACAATGCTCCCCACTATGCCCTTGGCCAGATTACAGAGGTGAAGCTTCGTAATATTTGGCATGAGGATCCCACAATGAGAAGCCTTATCCGTCAACGAGGATGGGTTGATGCTGTGAGCGAAAGACAAGACACCCACCTTGGAAAGATGGGGGTGAGCGCTGTATTTAAAGAAGGTGGACCGGCCGACTACGAACCAAGCATTCTTGGGACGGTCCCTTCCACCGGAACACCCATACATATCGTTTCAGACGATATTCTTGATAAACTTCTTCGTCCGTATCAAGATCAAATCTTCTATCTTGGTAATGTTTATGGATCAACCCCCAAACTTCCTCTCTGGTTCAAGCACTTTGATCGAGGTCCAGATGGAGCCGGTGAGGCTTATCATATCGGAATATTTGGAAAGACCGGATCAGGAAAATCCGTTTTGGCCAAAATGATTCTGTTAGCCTATGCCCGTTATCCCAAGATGGCTCTGCTCGTTATTGATCCTCAGGGAGAATTTGCTGGGGATATGAGACCGGGGGGAGGTTCCGGTGAATTCGCCTTGCCAGTCGGGGATATTATAAGGAGATCGGGCAAGCAGATCGTTGTACTAACGGTCCGTAACTTGGTCCTTGACCGATGGGAACTGATGGAACAGATTCTTTTTGAGTCTTTATTTTTTGAGCGGCTTACTGTCCCTAAGAGCGAAAACAGAGAATTAGCCTGTAGTATTTTGGCCGATCGTCTCCAAAAGGCAAAAATAAAGCTTTCGGATCTTTACCTCAGAAAATCTTTTGACAAGGCTTGGGAACTTCTTGGGGAGGATCGCGTTCAGAGGGTTTTTTATCGGACAGAAGCATCTCGGGCCCGGTTTAAAACGGCGTTAGAAGAAGCTGATCCTGACGATTTTTTTTCGCAATATTGGGGACCCGTTGCAGAACTCTTTCGTGTAGACAGGCCGGGTGCCAGAAGTGTCAACAAAGCTCTGAGCTGGCTGCTTAGCTCGGAAACGGAAAACCGGCCGATTCTAGTTATTGATTTATCCCGGGAGCAGACCCATGGCCTTTTTTGGAATGAGAGGATCCAATCTTTGGTTATTAAAAGGCTCTTGGATGGACTTAACCAGACGGCCGAATATTTCTATAAGGAGAGACAAAGCCTCAACGCCCTTGTAGTTATAGACGAAGCTCACCGACTTGCCCCTCGTGATCTCCCGCGAGAGGATGAGGCATCTCGAGGAGTCAGGGGGATGCTCATCGACGCGGCTCGGACCACTCGAAAGTATGGACTTGGATGGCTTTTTATAAGTCAAACGTTGTCAAGTCTACACCAAGAAATCCTCCAACAATTAC
It encodes:
- a CDS encoding ATP-binding protein — protein: MSNDQKDLNSILDQTERLGVVGSPSSTSELAIDILGSAVTRKLVGELALFCFLQDNAPHYALGQITEVKLRNIWHEDPTMRSLIRQRGWVDAVSERQDTHLGKMGVSAVFKEGGPADYEPSILGTVPSTGTPIHIVSDDILDKLLRPYQDQIFYLGNVYGSTPKLPLWFKHFDRGPDGAGEAYHIGIFGKTGSGKSVLAKMILLAYARYPKMALLVIDPQGEFAGDMRPGGGSGEFALPVGDIIRRSGKQIVVLTVRNLVLDRWELMEQILFESLFFERLTVPKSENRELACSILADRLQKAKIKLSDLYLRKSFDKAWELLGEDRVQRVFYRTEASRARFKTALEEADPDDFFSQYWGPVAELFRVDRPGARSVNKALSWLLSSETENRPILVIDLSREQTHGLFWNERIQSLVIKRLLDGLNQTAEYFYKERQSLNALVVIDEAHRLAPRDLPREDEASRGVRGMLIDAARTTRKYGLGWLFISQTLSSLHQEILQQLRIFFFGFGLALGQEYQSLHQLVGSADSALELYKLFRDPHSAFDIASRQYSFMTIGPVSPLSFSGSPLFFNAFNTVGQFLRANKLENVREHRGLLSDP
- a CDS encoding DUF4338 domain-containing protein, whose amino-acid sequence is MECTASKYEIRALRKKVILSLEKQGFLFDGDKISLPADIDKEGIRQLHQEAVQTRIEKSKRSLIGHEPKLLSYIADGREVDPNRVSPLLIQVESGTENELLFRYASLHWSIPVSSGYGRRLRFLVFDDSNGKLIGLFGLGDPVFSLAARDEWIGWNKGQRRNRLKHVMDAFVLGAVPPYSHLLCGKLVAMLLASDEVRKTFRKKYRGKVSLISRKSFDGRLVLITTTSALGRSSIYNRVNFNGMPLFNRIGYTSGSGEFHFSNGLYAELSRFAAFHCQPTAKQGRWGTGFRSRREIVRKVLPLLGLPHGLIYHQVKREVFAIPLAMNTKQFLCGEHERVKWYHIPAQEIFEYFKDRWLLGRAERDLSYRKFRPSFYALWMKKRD
- a CDS encoding DNA double-strand break repair nuclease NurA, with the protein product MGTEETPFVDLPAALVEEVIQQTADISDILLDTFKRVKSDQESFRKELLKKDLVMSESLLGYPSLPTTCGTDGSYGIERLLTADFVAAAAVAVEGLTPPSEKRHWDQPRHITYIKSETHHPDTATVVRAIMIGYELVLANKAPHDLIMIDGSLTIPIIYFNQAINKAHEAPELQCSGNFIENVAAYLEAYASIIKSERSDRNFVGLPKYSTRREIGKALGWPQQYDDRGMLTFLLNPGEFTKPIDMEQPDQRWHLYTNYLPKEIQAQANELAEIIIDNLEQVSIIYYKPHAWIPALRIEVPKVVSTNKHRLAIVLQGIKHQCATPSMLEPYPLYLADRTVKALSRAIPTFRQVTTQRISEKYKGNIGEVFMAMHGYRSKSGR